In one Zobellia galactanivorans genomic region, the following are encoded:
- the lpdA gene encoding dihydrolipoyl dehydrogenase translates to MSSYDVAIIGSGPGGYVAAIRCAQLGMKTAIIEKYSTLGGTCLNVGCIPSKALLDSSHHYEDAIKHFEEHGIDIPGEIKVNLGQMIARKAAVVKQTCDGVKFLMDKNKIDVFEGFGSFKDASHINIKKNDGSTETIEAKNTIIATGSKPSTLPFIKIDKERIITSTEALELKEIPKHLIVIGGGVIGLELGQVYKRLGAEVTVVEYMDRIIPTMDAGLSKELTKVLKKQKVKLNVSHKVKSVERKGDEIIVKADDKKGQEVELKGDYCLVSVGRRPYTDGLNAEAAGVKIDERGKIEVNDHLQTSTPNIYAIGDVIKGAMLAHKAEEEGTFVAEQLSGQKPHIDYNLIPGVVYTWPEVASVGKTEEQLKEAGVAYKTGQFPMRALGRSRASMDLDGFVKILADKETDEVLGVHMIGARAADLIAEAVTAMEFRASAEDISRMSHAHPTFAEAVKEAALAATDNRALHV, encoded by the coding sequence ATGAGTTCATACGATGTGGCCATTATTGGCTCAGGACCAGGAGGGTATGTTGCTGCCATTCGTTGTGCGCAGTTGGGCATGAAAACCGCAATTATCGAAAAATATAGCACATTGGGCGGTACTTGCTTGAATGTTGGCTGTATACCGTCAAAAGCTTTGTTAGATTCTTCGCACCATTACGAAGATGCGATAAAGCATTTTGAAGAGCACGGTATCGATATACCGGGTGAGATAAAAGTTAACCTTGGGCAGATGATCGCAAGAAAGGCCGCTGTGGTAAAGCAGACTTGTGACGGTGTGAAGTTCTTGATGGACAAAAACAAAATCGATGTTTTTGAAGGATTCGGAAGCTTTAAGGACGCTTCACATATAAATATCAAAAAAAATGATGGTAGTACGGAAACTATCGAGGCCAAGAACACCATCATAGCCACAGGAAGCAAACCTTCTACACTTCCTTTTATCAAAATAGATAAAGAACGTATCATAACCTCTACGGAGGCTTTGGAGTTGAAGGAAATACCGAAACACTTAATCGTTATCGGTGGTGGGGTGATAGGCTTGGAACTTGGTCAAGTGTATAAGCGTTTGGGTGCCGAAGTTACCGTAGTGGAATATATGGATCGTATTATTCCGACCATGGATGCGGGACTTTCAAAAGAGCTTACCAAGGTTTTGAAAAAACAAAAAGTAAAACTCAATGTATCCCATAAAGTAAAATCGGTAGAAAGAAAAGGCGATGAGATTATCGTTAAAGCCGATGATAAAAAAGGACAGGAAGTAGAGTTGAAAGGCGATTATTGTCTGGTGTCGGTAGGGCGTAGGCCATATACCGATGGACTGAACGCAGAAGCTGCCGGGGTTAAAATCGATGAGCGCGGAAAAATTGAAGTAAACGACCACTTGCAAACCAGTACCCCTAATATTTACGCCATTGGCGATGTGATCAAAGGTGCGATGTTGGCACATAAGGCCGAAGAGGAAGGAACCTTTGTTGCCGAACAATTGTCGGGACAAAAACCACATATCGATTACAATCTAATACCTGGTGTGGTCTATACTTGGCCTGAAGTTGCTTCTGTAGGAAAAACGGAAGAGCAGTTGAAGGAAGCTGGTGTGGCGTATAAAACAGGACAATTTCCAATGCGTGCCTTGGGACGTTCCCGAGCCAGTATGGATTTGGACGGATTTGTAAAAATCCTGGCCGATAAGGAAACCGATGAAGTTTTAGGTGTACATATGATCGGGGCACGTGCTGCCGATTTGATTGCCGAAGCGGTTACGGCCATGGAGTTTAGGGCGTCTGCGGAAGATATCTCTAGAATGAGCCATGCGCATCCGACATTTGCGGAAGCCGTAAAAGAAGCGGCCCTTGCCGCTACCGATAACCGTGCCTTGCACGTTTAA
- the nhaC gene encoding Na+/H+ antiporter NhaC has translation MTEQNSGEHRENENIVKNKELNIWEALTPVLALVAMLAYNVYVYGDDALSGSNQFILLLGGAVAAVVGIFNKVSYKQMMAEVAENLKSTSGALLILLMVGALAGSWLISGIIPAMIYYGLQILNPTIFLAACVVICAIISVATGSSWTTSATVGIALIGIGDALGISLGMTAGAVLSGAYFGDKLSPLSDTTNLAPAMAGGELFEHIKYMLYTTVPTISVTLIFFIILGLTAETTGSADIDSILTSIDSSFNISPWLFLVPIIVVVLIVKKTPPLAALLIGTLLGALFALIFQPEVVAGITGAKELTIKSGYKGVMNAITVETSVPTDNETLKDLFSAKGMAGMLGTIWLIVCAMVFGGIMDGIGALDRITKSLLDMAKTTFGLFASTVGSCLALNITASDQYLAIVVPGKMFSKAYADKNLAPENLSRTLEDSGTVTSVLIPWNTCGAYHSGVLGVGTAEYALFAVFNWLSPIVTLIFAAFHIKIKQLVTK, from the coding sequence ATGACAGAACAAAATTCTGGGGAGCACAGGGAAAACGAAAACATCGTAAAAAATAAGGAATTGAACATCTGGGAAGCCTTAACCCCTGTCCTTGCCCTTGTTGCAATGCTAGCTTACAACGTTTACGTTTACGGAGACGATGCCCTAAGCGGTTCCAATCAGTTTATACTCTTGCTTGGTGGCGCCGTAGCCGCCGTCGTAGGGATATTCAACAAGGTCTCTTACAAACAAATGATGGCAGAGGTCGCCGAAAACCTCAAGTCTACTAGCGGAGCCCTTCTCATTCTACTCATGGTAGGGGCCTTGGCCGGCTCATGGTTAATAAGCGGTATCATTCCCGCCATGATCTATTACGGACTCCAGATTTTAAACCCCACTATATTTTTAGCGGCCTGCGTAGTAATATGTGCCATAATATCGGTCGCCACCGGAAGCAGCTGGACCACTTCGGCCACCGTAGGTATTGCCCTGATCGGCATTGGGGACGCGCTCGGCATTTCCTTGGGTATGACCGCAGGTGCGGTACTATCAGGCGCCTATTTCGGAGACAAACTCTCGCCTTTGAGCGACACTACCAACCTGGCCCCGGCCATGGCAGGAGGGGAACTCTTTGAACACATCAAATACATGTTATATACTACGGTACCCACCATAAGCGTAACCTTGATCTTCTTTATTATTTTAGGGCTTACCGCCGAAACCACAGGGTCTGCCGATATCGATTCGATCTTGACCTCCATCGACTCATCGTTCAATATTAGTCCATGGCTCTTCTTGGTCCCGATCATAGTAGTCGTATTGATCGTAAAAAAAACACCGCCACTTGCCGCCCTTTTGATCGGCACACTTTTGGGTGCCCTTTTCGCCTTGATTTTTCAACCCGAAGTTGTAGCCGGCATTACCGGAGCCAAAGAATTAACCATCAAGTCGGGCTACAAAGGCGTTATGAACGCCATTACCGTTGAAACTTCGGTTCCGACCGATAACGAAACCCTGAAAGACTTGTTTTCCGCAAAAGGAATGGCAGGTATGCTCGGCACGATATGGCTGATTGTATGCGCTATGGTTTTTGGAGGGATAATGGACGGCATAGGCGCCCTCGACCGTATTACAAAATCACTTTTGGATATGGCCAAAACGACCTTCGGACTGTTCGCCAGTACGGTAGGAAGCTGTTTAGCCCTGAATATTACCGCGTCCGATCAATATCTCGCTATCGTGGTTCCCGGAAAAATGTTCAGCAAGGCCTATGCCGACAAAAATTTGGCTCCCGAAAACCTGAGCCGAACCCTTGAAGATTCCGGTACGGTAACTTCCGTATTGATCCCTTGGAACACTTGTGGTGCTTATCACAGTGGTGTTTTAGGGGTAGGTACGGCAGAATACGCCCTATTCGCCGTATTCAATTGGTTAAGCCCCATTGTAACCTTGATTTTCGCCGCTTTCCATATCAAAATCAAACAGCTGGTTACAAAATAA
- a CDS encoding peroxiredoxin, giving the protein MAFVGKKFPNLSVNAMNELGDTFKLNVLEEAQKNNKKVVLFWYPKDFTFVCPTELHAFQAALGEFEKRNTLVIGASCDTAEVHFAWLSTSKDNGGIEGVTYPLLADSNRNLASTLGILDITNEQYDEETGVITVEGDNVTYRATYLIDEEGTVFHEGINHMPLGRNVNEYLRLIDAYTHVQEKGEVCPANWEEGKDAMTADRKGVAEYLSTHSN; this is encoded by the coding sequence ATGGCTTTTGTAGGTAAAAAATTTCCAAACTTGAGTGTTAACGCAATGAACGAATTAGGCGACACATTCAAATTGAACGTTTTAGAGGAAGCTCAAAAAAACAACAAGAAAGTTGTTCTTTTCTGGTACCCTAAAGACTTTACATTTGTTTGCCCCACCGAATTGCACGCTTTTCAAGCGGCTTTAGGTGAGTTCGAAAAAAGAAACACTTTGGTAATCGGTGCTTCTTGCGATACTGCAGAAGTGCACTTTGCTTGGTTGAGCACAAGTAAGGATAACGGTGGTATCGAAGGCGTTACCTATCCGCTATTGGCAGACAGCAACCGTAACCTTGCCTCTACCTTGGGTATTCTTGACATTACCAACGAGCAGTACGATGAAGAAACAGGTGTTATTACCGTTGAAGGCGATAACGTAACCTATCGTGCCACTTACCTTATCGACGAAGAAGGTACCGTGTTCCACGAAGGAATCAACCACATGCCCTTGGGCCGAAACGTAAACGAATATTTACGTCTTATCGATGCCTATACCCACGTACAGGAAAAAGGTGAAGTTTGCCCAGCAAACTGGGAAGAAGGTAAAGATGCAATGACCGCCGACAGAAAAGGTGTTGCCGAATACCTTTCTACACACTCCAATTAA
- a CDS encoding thioredoxin family protein, with amino-acid sequence MVLELEQDNLQDIIAEKKNVVVQYSAGWCGNCRIMKPKFKKEAASHEDLTFVIADAEKFPESRKLANVDNLPTFATFINGELKNQVQTNKYDVLKELISEVASN; translated from the coding sequence ATGGTGCTAGAATTAGAACAAGACAATCTGCAAGATATCATTGCGGAGAAAAAGAACGTAGTAGTGCAATATTCTGCCGGCTGGTGCGGTAATTGCCGTATCATGAAGCCTAAATTCAAAAAAGAGGCGGCGTCTCACGAAGATTTGACGTTTGTAATCGCTGATGCGGAAAAATTTCCCGAAAGCCGAAAACTGGCCAACGTTGACAACTTGCCTACATTCGCTACTTTTATCAATGGGGAGTTAAAAAACCAAGTACAAACGAACAAATACGATGTTCTAAAAGAATTGATCAGTGAAGTTGCCAGTAATTAA
- a CDS encoding DUF6952 family protein: MKLPVIKHLTNFIEENDEDFVIETIETLEALTEVPSLKDEELDVIGELISNMYGAIEVHKSIKEGKPKKEALNEFMQRVMGAIDK, encoded by the coding sequence GTGAAGTTGCCAGTAATTAAGCATTTGACAAACTTTATCGAAGAGAACGACGAAGATTTTGTTATCGAGACCATCGAAACACTAGAGGCCTTGACCGAGGTACCTTCTTTAAAAGACGAAGAGCTAGATGTGATCGGCGAGTTGATATCGAACATGTACGGAGCCATTGAAGTGCACAAAAGCATAAAGGAAGGCAAACCAAAAAAAGAGGCGCTCAATGAATTTATGCAGCGTGTTATGGGGGCTATCGACAAATAG
- the tpx gene encoding thiol peroxidase, whose protein sequence is MATVTLKGNEIHTLGNLPATGSKAPVFTLAKNDLSSASLSDFAGKKVVLNIFPSVDTGTCAQSVRQFNQEAAELENTVVLCISKDLPFAQARFCGAEGIDNVIMLSDFRDGSFGQAYGLTFSDGPLAPLHSRSVVVIDESGKVIYTEQVGETVDEPNYKAALEALADA, encoded by the coding sequence ATGGCTACAGTAACCTTAAAAGGAAACGAAATACACACATTGGGAAACCTTCCCGCAACCGGAAGTAAGGCCCCTGTTTTCACCTTGGCGAAAAACGACCTTTCTTCCGCATCACTTTCCGACTTTGCGGGCAAAAAGGTGGTTTTAAACATATTCCCAAGTGTCGACACAGGTACTTGTGCACAATCTGTACGGCAGTTCAACCAAGAAGCGGCAGAACTTGAGAATACCGTAGTTCTATGTATATCAAAAGATTTACCGTTTGCCCAAGCCCGTTTTTGTGGTGCCGAAGGCATTGACAACGTTATAATGCTCTCCGATTTTCGCGATGGCAGCTTTGGCCAGGCGTACGGACTTACGTTTTCAGACGGCCCATTGGCCCCACTACACTCAAGATCTGTAGTGGTGATCGACGAATCGGGTAAGGTTATCTATACCGAACAGGTCGGTGAAACCGTAGATGAACCGAATTATAAAGCGGCCCTTGAAGCTTTAGCAGATGCCTAA
- a CDS encoding diacylglycerol kinase: MPKEESFVVNRIKSVGFALRGALLLIRTEASIKIQVCLAIAVTIAGFYFNISPTEWMFQIFAVSLVVGIEGANTAIEKICDFIHPDFDKRIGFIKDISAGAVMLVSIGAIVIGCIIYIPKIF; encoded by the coding sequence ATGCCTAAGGAAGAGTCGTTTGTTGTAAACCGAATAAAAAGTGTGGGCTTCGCTTTACGTGGGGCCCTTCTTTTGATTCGTACCGAAGCAAGTATTAAAATCCAGGTATGCTTGGCCATTGCCGTTACCATTGCCGGATTTTACTTCAACATATCCCCTACGGAATGGATGTTTCAAATCTTTGCGGTCTCATTGGTCGTCGGAATTGAAGGAGCCAATACCGCAATAGAAAAAATATGCGACTTCATCCATCCCGATTTTGACAAAAGAATAGGTTTTATAAAAGACATCTCTGCAGGAGCAGTAATGCTGGTCTCCATTGGGGCCATTGTCATAGGCTGTATTATTTACATACCGAAAATATTCTAG
- a CDS encoding LTA synthase family protein has product MLDFKNIYRLNEYAVTLYRIFLAYIFYFVARLLFYLYNQDLFKLGGIGDLLALCFWGLAFDTTAILYVNLLFIALSLLPLWVNTSKTYQKTLLWIYMTTNLIAFATNFVDFIYYNYTFTRSTFASFESLENEKNKEELLLSFITDYWHVFLIFFICAFIWVKLYKGVKVREAVPSKKLPYFLSSVAALLVTAALVVGGIRGDFKHSTRPINMVDASRHVKVPEHANIVLNTPFAFIRTVKSSDFKRMEGVPQAVIDSTFHPIKQYKDSVPNKPNIVLFILESFGREYLGSFNKDMNIDNYVGYTPFIDSLAQHSLIFPNAFANGRKSIHAMSSILAGIPSFKIAYTSSPYANREIKSIISAVNEMGYDTSFFHGAPNGSMGFLGFGNVLGYDHYYGKTEYNNDEDFDGIWGIWDEPFLQYTADVLSEKQEPFFSTIFTVSSHAPYQIPEKYKGKFPEGTLDIHKCVGYTDYALKQFFKKIENEPWYKNTIFVITADHGNQIYYEEYQKIVNRYGVPILIFDPNGKYKGVNRDLAQQIDIYPTLVSLTGYQKPFRSWGRSLISDTIQKPYALSNTSTNFLFMRDSLIVVRNDENTLGLYDIKDKGLINNIAKKNPFKTKKMEEMTKGFIQDYMNRILDGRLDAENSTETE; this is encoded by the coding sequence TTGTTAGATTTTAAGAACATATATCGACTGAACGAATATGCCGTAACCTTATACCGCATATTTCTGGCCTACATATTTTATTTTGTAGCACGACTCTTATTTTATCTGTACAATCAAGACCTATTTAAACTAGGGGGCATTGGCGATTTGTTGGCCTTGTGCTTTTGGGGACTTGCGTTCGATACCACCGCAATATTGTACGTAAACCTCCTGTTCATTGCCCTTAGCCTTCTCCCCTTATGGGTGAACACTTCCAAAACGTACCAAAAAACACTGCTGTGGATCTATATGACCACCAACCTGATAGCCTTTGCTACCAATTTCGTTGATTTCATATACTACAACTATACCTTTACCCGAAGTACATTCGCCTCTTTTGAATCGCTTGAAAACGAAAAAAATAAAGAAGAGCTACTACTATCCTTTATAACGGATTACTGGCACGTATTCCTTATTTTCTTTATATGCGCCTTTATTTGGGTCAAACTATACAAAGGTGTTAAGGTTCGAGAAGCCGTCCCTTCCAAAAAGTTGCCCTATTTCTTAAGCTCGGTAGCTGCCCTTTTAGTTACCGCTGCCCTCGTTGTGGGGGGCATACGTGGTGACTTTAAACACAGCACTAGACCTATCAACATGGTTGATGCCAGCAGACATGTGAAGGTTCCCGAACATGCCAACATTGTTCTCAACACACCATTTGCCTTTATCAGAACGGTCAAGTCTTCCGACTTTAAGCGAATGGAAGGCGTGCCCCAAGCCGTTATCGACTCTACCTTTCATCCTATAAAACAGTATAAGGATAGCGTTCCCAACAAACCCAATATCGTTCTTTTTATATTGGAAAGTTTTGGCCGTGAATATTTAGGTTCGTTCAATAAGGATATGAACATAGACAACTATGTAGGCTACACCCCTTTTATCGATTCGCTCGCACAGCATAGTCTGATTTTCCCCAATGCCTTTGCAAACGGAAGAAAATCGATTCACGCCATGTCATCGATCCTTGCCGGTATCCCTTCGTTTAAAATAGCCTATACCTCTTCCCCATATGCCAATAGGGAAATAAAATCGATCATCTCTGCCGTTAACGAAATGGGCTACGACACCTCTTTCTTTCACGGTGCCCCCAATGGCTCCATGGGCTTCCTAGGTTTTGGCAACGTGCTTGGATACGACCATTACTACGGGAAAACCGAATACAATAACGATGAGGATTTTGATGGTATCTGGGGCATTTGGGACGAGCCCTTCCTTCAATATACCGCCGATGTACTCTCAGAAAAACAAGAGCCTTTTTTCTCAACGATTTTTACGGTCTCCTCACACGCCCCTTATCAGATTCCCGAAAAATATAAAGGAAAGTTTCCAGAAGGGACTTTAGACATACACAAATGTGTGGGGTATACCGATTACGCACTAAAGCAGTTCTTCAAAAAAATAGAAAACGAACCATGGTACAAGAATACCATTTTTGTGATAACCGCCGACCATGGCAACCAAATCTATTATGAAGAGTATCAAAAAATAGTAAATCGTTATGGCGTGCCCATTCTTATCTTTGACCCGAACGGAAAATACAAAGGCGTAAACCGCGATTTGGCTCAACAGATAGACATATACCCTACCCTGGTATCACTTACGGGCTATCAAAAACCGTTTAGAAGTTGGGGCCGAAGCTTGATTTCCGATACGATCCAGAAACCCTATGCCCTATCGAACACCAGTACCAATTTTCTTTTTATGAGAGACAGCCTTATTGTAGTTCGTAACGACGAAAACACTTTAGGTCTTTACGATATAAAGGATAAGGGCCTTATAAACAACATTGCCAAGAAAAACCCGTTTAAGACCAAAAAGATGGAAGAGATGACCAAAGGGTTTATTCAAGATTACATGAACCGCATCCTCGATGGTCGTTTAGATGCCGAAAACAGTACAGAAACGGAATAA
- a CDS encoding FtsK/SpoIIIE family DNA translocase, which translates to MAKKKTTTTKKKTSSKKVSLGLSKQNKIILGSLLILFSMALFFSFVSYYFTWQDDQSLLSEFANRNEQAKNLLNKFGASVSHFFVYKGFGVASLILTVMLCITGLYLFLSLDKKGLLKKWIWGLIFMIWISIALGFFAETKPLLGGLVGYEMNDFLQDYTGKIGVVLILIFGLIFILVRFFKLTPEGVASAFKKKTSSLKSELKSTGEAEPATAPAPAKEAVTKAEKEEPIVLDTYTHKKDIPPLKTEVEPIDDFEVTVPVEEETEEDLAMEVEKIVEEKEESTNIADKLVEDFGEFDPTLELGNYKFPTMELLDQHGVTGGITINQEELEENKNKIVDTLKNYKIGISQIKATIGPTVTLYEIVPEAGVRISKIKNLEDDIALSLAALGIRIIAPIPGKGTIGIEVPNKNATIVSMRSVIASSKFQKAEMELPIAFGKTISNETFVVDLAKMPHLLMAGATGQGKSVGLNAVLTSLLYKKHPAEVKFILVDPKKVELSIYNKIERHFLAKLPDSEEAIITDNAKVINTLNSLCIEMDNRYELLKVAMVRNLKEYNAKFKARKLNPNDGHKYLPYIVLVIDEFADLIMTAGKEVETPIARLAQLARAIGIHLIIATQRPSVNVITGIIKANFPARIAFRVTSKIDSRTILDAQGADQLIGRGDMLYTQGNDVTRIQCAFVDTPEVAKITEYIGAQRAYPNAHELPEYSGEDSGTSIDYDIADRDAMFREAAEVIVTAQQGSASLIQRKLKLGYNRAGRIVDQLEAAGIVGPFEGSKARQVLVPDLTALDQLLSNERS; encoded by the coding sequence ATGGCCAAAAAGAAAACAACGACAACAAAAAAGAAGACAAGTTCTAAAAAGGTAAGCCTCGGGCTATCGAAACAGAACAAGATCATATTGGGAAGCCTTCTGATACTGTTCAGTATGGCCCTGTTCTTCTCGTTCGTATCTTATTATTTTACTTGGCAAGACGACCAAAGTTTACTTTCTGAATTTGCCAACCGAAACGAACAGGCCAAGAACCTGCTGAACAAATTCGGGGCCAGTGTAAGCCACTTCTTTGTTTACAAAGGTTTTGGTGTCGCTTCATTGATACTTACCGTAATGCTATGCATAACGGGCCTCTACCTCTTTTTAAGCCTTGACAAAAAGGGCCTTTTGAAAAAGTGGATATGGGGACTCATTTTTATGATATGGATTTCCATTGCCCTTGGCTTTTTTGCCGAGACCAAACCGCTTTTAGGGGGACTGGTAGGGTATGAAATGAACGATTTCCTACAAGACTACACAGGAAAGATAGGCGTGGTACTCATCCTTATTTTCGGCCTGATCTTTATTTTGGTCCGCTTCTTTAAACTTACGCCAGAAGGGGTTGCCAGTGCCTTTAAGAAAAAGACCTCTAGTTTAAAATCGGAATTAAAATCAACTGGGGAAGCCGAGCCTGCCACTGCTCCCGCCCCTGCAAAGGAAGCGGTAACCAAAGCGGAAAAAGAAGAGCCCATAGTGCTCGACACCTATACCCATAAAAAAGATATCCCCCCCCTAAAGACCGAAGTGGAGCCCATTGACGATTTTGAGGTGACCGTTCCCGTGGAAGAAGAAACCGAGGAAGACCTCGCCATGGAAGTCGAGAAAATTGTGGAGGAAAAAGAAGAGTCTACCAATATTGCCGATAAATTGGTTGAAGATTTCGGTGAGTTCGACCCTACCCTAGAACTGGGCAATTACAAGTTCCCTACCATGGAACTCTTGGATCAACATGGGGTTACGGGCGGAATTACCATCAACCAGGAAGAACTGGAAGAAAACAAAAACAAGATTGTAGATACCCTTAAAAACTACAAAATAGGAATCTCCCAGATCAAGGCTACCATTGGTCCTACCGTTACACTTTACGAAATTGTTCCCGAGGCCGGGGTTCGAATTTCAAAAATTAAAAACCTAGAAGACGACATAGCCCTTTCATTGGCTGCCCTAGGAATACGTATCATCGCGCCAATTCCCGGAAAAGGAACCATCGGTATTGAAGTGCCGAACAAAAATGCGACCATAGTTTCCATGCGGTCCGTCATCGCTTCCAGCAAATTCCAAAAGGCCGAAATGGAACTGCCAATAGCGTTCGGTAAGACCATTAGCAACGAAACCTTTGTTGTTGACTTGGCAAAAATGCCCCACCTGCTGATGGCCGGTGCTACGGGACAAGGTAAATCGGTAGGTTTGAACGCCGTACTGACCTCCCTCCTGTACAAAAAACATCCAGCCGAGGTGAAATTCATATTGGTGGATCCAAAAAAAGTAGAACTTTCCATCTATAACAAAATAGAGCGCCACTTTTTGGCTAAATTACCCGATTCCGAAGAGGCGATCATCACCGACAACGCCAAGGTAATCAACACCTTGAATTCCCTTTGTATCGAAATGGACAACAGGTATGAACTGTTGAAAGTTGCCATGGTGCGTAACCTCAAGGAATACAACGCCAAGTTCAAGGCGCGGAAGTTGAATCCCAACGACGGACACAAGTACTTGCCTTATATCGTTTTGGTCATTGACGAATTTGCCGATTTGATCATGACCGCCGGAAAGGAAGTAGAAACGCCTATTGCCCGTTTGGCGCAATTGGCCCGAGCCATCGGTATACACCTTATTATTGCCACCCAAAGGCCTTCGGTCAACGTAATAACCGGTATCATCAAGGCAAACTTCCCTGCCCGTATAGCCTTTAGGGTAACCTCAAAAATCGACTCAAGAACGATCTTGGATGCCCAAGGTGCCGACCAATTGATCGGTCGTGGTGACATGTTGTACACCCAAGGTAACGATGTTACCCGTATCCAATGTGCTTTTGTAGATACGCCCGAAGTAGCCAAGATTACCGAATACATAGGGGCTCAGAGAGCTTACCCGAACGCCCATGAACTACCCGAGTACTCTGGGGAAGATTCTGGCACAAGTATTGATTATGATATTGCCGACCGCGACGCGATGTTCCGTGAAGCTGCCGAGGTCATCGTAACGGCACAGCAGGGTTCGGCCTCATTGATCCAACGAAAACTGAAATTGGGTTATAACCGCGCCGGCCGTATCGTAGACCAGTTAGAGGCAGCAGGCATTGTAGGTCCGTTCGAAGGAAGTAAGGCACGACAGGTTTTGGTGCCCGACCTTACCGCATTAGATCAATTATTAAGCAACGAACGCTCGTAA
- a CDS encoding LolA family protein, with product MKKIFLLFALVLLSNSTFAQNSEKAKALLDDVYNKVKSYDNIYVDFKYVLNNSEAGINQETRGEVTLQGDKYLANIFGTTQLFDGSKVYTIIPENEEVTIDDKSEDENALTPAKMLTFYREGHNYGMDILQNVNGRKIQYVKLTPIDTNSEIKTILLGIDAETKHIYKLIETGKNGTTSTFTVNSFKTDQPLSKTLFTFDEAKYKNDGYYIVRN from the coding sequence ATGAAAAAGATTTTTTTACTATTTGCCTTGGTATTGCTATCAAATTCAACCTTTGCCCAAAATTCCGAAAAAGCAAAGGCACTCTTGGATGATGTGTACAACAAAGTAAAGAGTTACGACAACATATACGTAGATTTTAAATACGTACTGAACAATTCAGAGGCGGGCATCAACCAGGAAACACGTGGAGAGGTAACCCTCCAAGGCGATAAATATCTCGCCAATATCTTTGGCACCACCCAATTGTTCGACGGTTCTAAGGTGTACACCATTATACCGGAGAACGAAGAGGTTACCATTGACGATAAATCAGAAGATGAAAATGCACTGACCCCGGCAAAAATGTTGACCTTTTACAGGGAAGGCCACAATTACGGAATGGACATTTTACAAAATGTCAATGGCAGGAAAATTCAGTATGTAAAGCTCACCCCTATCGATACCAATTCTGAAATAAAGACTATTTTATTGGGTATCGATGCCGAAACAAAGCATATTTACAAACTGATAGAAACCGGTAAAAATGGAACGACCTCGACCTTTACCGTTAATTCTTTCAAAACGGACCAGCCTTTGTCAAAAACCTTGTTTACTTTTGATGAGGCGAAGTACAAAAATGACGGGTACTACATAGTAAGAAATTAA